Proteins encoded together in one Amphritea japonica ATCC BAA-1530 window:
- the lipA gene encoding lipoyl synthase — MEMIPLKELKGESKMSRLREKPDPERARLRKPEWIRIDSRSNANVKKVKQQLRELKLHTVCEEASCPNLAECFSHKTATLMIMGAICTRRCPFCDVAHGRPMTLDPDEPKNVARNIAQLGLRYVVITSVDRDDLKDGGAAHFAECVKEARALNDDLKVEILVPDFRGRMDIALEKLSLQLPDVLNHNLETVPALYSKVRPGADYHWSLNLLYRFKQLHPQVDTKSGIMVGLGETQEEVIKVMKDLRANDVDMITIGQYLQPSKHHLAVERYITPEEFKEYEQLGYQLGFKNVASGPMVRSSYHADLQAKGLETAVSETLA; from the coding sequence ATGGAGATGATCCCTTTAAAAGAACTCAAAGGTGAGTCAAAGATGTCCCGGTTGCGGGAAAAGCCGGACCCTGAGCGGGCGCGGCTGCGTAAACCAGAATGGATCCGTATCGACTCACGCTCCAACGCCAATGTTAAAAAAGTTAAGCAACAACTGCGCGAACTGAAACTTCATACCGTATGCGAAGAGGCTTCTTGCCCGAATCTGGCTGAATGCTTTAGCCACAAAACCGCGACCCTGATGATTATGGGTGCCATCTGCACGCGTCGATGCCCTTTCTGTGACGTGGCCCATGGTCGCCCTATGACGCTGGATCCTGATGAACCCAAAAATGTAGCACGTAATATCGCCCAATTAGGCTTACGCTATGTTGTCATCACCTCAGTCGACCGTGACGATCTTAAAGATGGCGGTGCCGCTCATTTTGCCGAATGCGTTAAAGAAGCCCGGGCATTAAATGATGATCTTAAGGTGGAAATTCTGGTACCCGATTTTCGTGGCCGAATGGATATCGCCCTGGAGAAGCTATCACTGCAGCTACCCGATGTTCTGAATCACAACCTGGAAACAGTGCCAGCGCTTTACAGCAAAGTCCGTCCCGGCGCTGATTACCACTGGTCACTTAACCTGCTCTACCGATTCAAACAGCTACACCCTCAGGTAGATACTAAGTCCGGCATTATGGTGGGACTGGGAGAAACCCAGGAAGAAGTAATCAAAGTGATGAAGGATCTGCGCGCTAATGACGTGGATATGATCACAATCGGGCAGTATCTTCAGCCATCAAAACACCACCTGGCGGTAGAACGCTATATCACTCCCGAAGAGTTCAAAGAGTATGAACAATTAGGCTATCAACTTGGCTTCAAAAATGTCGCCAGTGGTCCAATGGTTCGCTCCTCTTACCACGCTGATCTCCAGGCCAAAGGACTGGAAACAGCAGTAAGTGAAACACTGGCTTAA
- a CDS encoding alanine/glycine:cation symporter family protein, with product MESLTAIIGEINGIVWGPLMLVLILGVGLFLMLGLRLMPILKLGTGFKLLFEGRNTKKGDEKEGEISPFNALMTALSATVGTGNIAGVATAVFLGGPGALFWMWCTALVGMATKYSEAVLAVKYREVDEEGRHVGGPMYYIKNGLGSKWAWLGTMFAIFGAVAAFGIGNTVQSNSVADVLHANFGVNVWVTGVTLMVLVGAVLIGGIKRIGSVAGALVPLMAIAYLTAGLVVLAINAEAIPAALDLVFTHAFTSTAAEGGFAGAAVWMAIRFGVARGVFSNEAGLGSAPIAHAAAQTKDPVRQGLVAMLGTFIDTLIICSITGLVIITSGEWTSGVSGAALTSAAFAQALPGLGNYLVAISLAIFAFTTIIGWSFYGERCVEFLFGVKSIAPYRVLWIIAVPVGAGVSLDFIWLVADTLNAMMAIPNLIALALLSPVVFKLTKEFFARNGAPVDAEGNAQSK from the coding sequence ATGGAATCATTAACCGCTATTATCGGCGAAATTAACGGCATCGTCTGGGGTCCGTTAATGCTCGTCCTCATCCTTGGTGTTGGTCTGTTCCTCATGCTTGGTCTGCGCCTGATGCCTATCCTGAAACTGGGAACAGGCTTCAAGCTACTGTTTGAAGGTCGTAACACTAAGAAGGGCGATGAGAAGGAAGGCGAAATCTCACCTTTCAATGCTCTGATGACAGCACTGTCTGCAACCGTAGGTACTGGTAACATTGCAGGTGTGGCTACGGCCGTATTCCTGGGTGGTCCTGGTGCGCTTTTCTGGATGTGGTGTACTGCTCTGGTGGGCATGGCAACCAAATACTCTGAAGCCGTTCTGGCTGTTAAATACCGTGAAGTAGATGAAGAAGGTCGCCATGTTGGTGGCCCGATGTACTACATCAAAAACGGTCTTGGCTCTAAGTGGGCATGGCTGGGAACAATGTTTGCGATTTTCGGTGCTGTTGCAGCATTCGGTATCGGCAACACGGTTCAGTCTAACTCTGTTGCAGATGTACTTCACGCCAACTTCGGTGTAAACGTTTGGGTAACAGGCGTTACTCTGATGGTTCTGGTTGGTGCTGTTCTGATCGGTGGCATCAAACGTATCGGTAGTGTTGCTGGTGCCCTGGTACCTCTGATGGCGATCGCATACCTGACCGCTGGCCTTGTTGTTCTGGCTATTAATGCTGAAGCAATTCCTGCTGCACTTGATCTGGTATTTACTCACGCTTTCACTAGTACAGCTGCTGAAGGTGGTTTTGCAGGTGCCGCTGTATGGATGGCTATCCGTTTCGGCGTAGCACGTGGCGTCTTCTCAAACGAAGCTGGTCTGGGTTCTGCACCTATCGCTCACGCGGCAGCACAGACTAAAGATCCTGTTCGTCAGGGTCTGGTAGCTATGCTAGGTACTTTCATCGACACTCTGATCATCTGTTCAATTACTGGTTTGGTAATCATTACCTCCGGTGAGTGGACCTCTGGTGTATCCGGTGCTGCACTTACGTCGGCAGCCTTTGCACAAGCTCTTCCTGGCTTGGGCAACTACCTGGTAGCGATCTCTCTGGCGATCTTCGCTTTCACTACCATTATTGGCTGGTCCTTCTACGGCGAGCGCTGTGTTGAATTCCTGTTCGGTGTTAAATCAATTGCGCCATATCGCGTACTTTGGATCATTGCGGTTCCTGTTGGTGCCGGTGTCAGCCTGGATTTCATCTGGCTGGTAGCTGATACCCTGAATGCAATGATGGCGATTCCTAACCTGATTGCACTGGCGCTGCTAAGCCCTGTGGTATTCAAACTAACTAAAGAATTCTTTGCCCGTAACGGTGCCCCTGTTGATGCAGAAGGCAACGCGCAGTCAAAGTAA
- the glyA gene encoding serine hydroxymethyltransferase — MSQSDLYRGDAACEAFFTQELADRDADLMSAVNEEFERQEMGIELIASENIVSKAVMQAQGTVLTNKYAEGYPGRRYYGGCEYADKAEGLAIERAKQLFDCEFVNVQPHSGAQANGAVMLALLQPGDTVLGMSLDAGGHLTHGARPALSGKWFNAVQYGVSKEDSRIDYDAVEALAVECQPKMIIAGGSAIPREIDFARFREIADKVGAYLFVDMAHIAGLVATGVHPSPLPYADVVTTTTHKTLRGPRGGMILSNNLDIGKKINSAVFPGLQGGPLMHIIAAKAVAFGEALRPEFKTYIEQVVENAKVLASVMVERGCDIVTGGTDTHLMLVDLRPKGLKGNVVDEALERAGITCNKNGIPFDPEKPMVTSGIRLGTPAGTSRGFGTEEFRLIGNLISDVLDGLAANPEDNSAVEAEVRTQVEGLCKRFPLYK, encoded by the coding sequence ATGAGTCAATCTGATCTGTACCGCGGCGACGCGGCATGCGAAGCATTTTTTACCCAGGAACTGGCTGATCGTGATGCTGACCTTATGTCTGCTGTAAACGAAGAGTTTGAGCGTCAGGAAATGGGCATTGAGTTGATTGCGTCTGAGAACATCGTGTCTAAAGCGGTCATGCAGGCTCAGGGTACTGTGCTCACCAATAAGTATGCTGAAGGTTATCCTGGCCGTCGTTATTACGGTGGCTGTGAGTATGCCGATAAGGCTGAAGGTCTGGCAATTGAGCGTGCGAAGCAGTTGTTTGATTGTGAATTTGTTAACGTCCAGCCGCATTCAGGTGCACAGGCGAATGGCGCAGTTATGCTGGCCTTGCTTCAGCCAGGTGATACTGTGCTGGGTATGTCTCTTGATGCGGGCGGACACCTGACTCACGGTGCACGTCCTGCATTGTCGGGCAAGTGGTTCAACGCTGTACAGTACGGTGTGTCTAAAGAAGATAGCCGTATCGACTATGATGCGGTTGAAGCGCTGGCTGTTGAGTGCCAGCCTAAAATGATCATAGCGGGCGGTTCCGCTATCCCACGGGAAATCGATTTTGCGCGATTCCGTGAAATTGCCGATAAAGTTGGCGCTTACTTGTTTGTCGATATGGCGCACATTGCTGGCCTGGTTGCGACAGGTGTTCACCCAAGCCCACTGCCTTATGCCGATGTTGTGACCACGACAACACACAAAACTCTTCGTGGTCCACGTGGCGGTATGATCCTGTCCAATAACCTGGATATCGGTAAGAAGATTAACTCGGCTGTTTTCCCGGGATTGCAGGGTGGCCCACTGATGCACATTATCGCGGCGAAGGCGGTTGCATTTGGTGAGGCGCTGCGTCCTGAGTTCAAAACCTACATCGAGCAGGTTGTTGAAAACGCGAAAGTATTGGCCAGTGTTATGGTTGAGCGTGGTTGCGATATCGTGACCGGCGGTACAGATACACATCTGATGCTGGTTGACCTGCGTCCTAAGGGGCTTAAGGGTAACGTCGTTGATGAAGCACTGGAGCGTGCCGGCATCACCTGTAACAAGAACGGCATTCCGTTTGATCCTGAAAAACCGATGGTTACTTCTGGTATTCGTCTGGGTACTCCAGCGGGAACTAGCCGTGGCTTCGGTACTGAAGAGTTTCGTCTGATCGGTAACCTGATCAGTGATGTTCTGGATGGCCTGGCGGCTAACCCGGAAGACAACTCTGCTGTTGAAGCTGAAGTACGTACTCAGGTTGAAGGCCTGTGTAAGCGCTTCCCTCTGTACAAATAA
- a CDS encoding L-serine ammonia-lyase: MPLSIFDLYKVGIGPSSSHTVGPVVAANRFLDELQARGDLMKVVSVKVGLYGSLAMTGKGHATDVAVMIGLMGEKPDLVDPDKVPQYIEQIQLSGQLNLAGEKLIDFCPEEHLPFHFGESLPKHPNGMRFQAFDAAGIILHDNIFYSVGGGFVLSDVEADKKSGSAPAFKLPYHFDNGAELLALCEKHNMTIAELVHKNEHTWHTEEELNDRLRSIWQVMDRCIKRGCGEEGELPGGLQIKRRAHELYEELKDNPEAALKDQLTVMDWINLFAIAVNEENAAGGRVVTAPTNGAAGVIPAVLAYYDRFVPGSNEQGIFDFLATSAAIGMLYKKNASISAAEVGCQGEIGVACSMAAGALCAVMGGTTQQVENAAEIGMEHNLGLTCDPIGGLVQVPCIERNTMGAVKAINAARLALRGDGQHHVSLDSVIETMRQTGVDMQDKYKETSQGGLAVNVVAC, encoded by the coding sequence GTGCCACTAAGTATTTTTGATCTGTATAAGGTAGGAATTGGTCCTTCCAGCTCTCATACGGTTGGGCCGGTTGTTGCGGCAAATCGATTTCTGGATGAACTGCAGGCACGCGGTGACCTGATGAAAGTGGTCAGCGTTAAAGTTGGTCTGTATGGTTCTCTAGCGATGACTGGTAAAGGTCACGCTACTGATGTTGCGGTGATGATAGGTCTGATGGGTGAGAAACCTGATTTGGTGGACCCCGATAAAGTACCGCAGTATATCGAGCAGATTCAGCTCAGTGGTCAGCTAAATCTTGCGGGTGAAAAGCTAATAGACTTCTGTCCTGAAGAACACCTTCCTTTTCATTTTGGCGAGTCCCTGCCAAAACACCCTAATGGTATGCGCTTCCAAGCTTTTGATGCTGCAGGAATCATACTGCATGACAATATTTTCTATTCCGTTGGTGGTGGCTTTGTTCTGAGTGACGTTGAAGCGGATAAGAAATCTGGTTCTGCGCCTGCTTTTAAACTGCCATACCACTTCGACAACGGTGCTGAATTACTGGCGTTGTGTGAAAAGCACAACATGACTATTGCCGAGCTGGTGCATAAAAATGAACACACCTGGCATACCGAAGAAGAGCTGAACGATCGCTTACGTAGTATCTGGCAAGTGATGGATCGCTGCATTAAGCGCGGCTGCGGTGAGGAGGGCGAATTGCCCGGTGGACTTCAGATTAAGCGCCGTGCCCATGAACTGTACGAAGAATTAAAAGACAACCCTGAAGCCGCATTAAAAGACCAGCTAACGGTGATGGACTGGATCAATCTGTTTGCTATCGCGGTAAATGAAGAGAATGCGGCCGGTGGTCGTGTTGTCACTGCTCCCACAAATGGTGCGGCGGGCGTTATTCCTGCGGTGCTGGCTTACTATGATCGTTTTGTCCCTGGGTCGAATGAACAGGGCATCTTTGATTTTCTGGCAACCTCTGCTGCTATCGGCATGCTGTATAAAAAGAACGCGTCTATCTCTGCAGCTGAAGTTGGCTGTCAGGGTGAGATTGGTGTTGCCTGCTCAATGGCAGCCGGAGCATTGTGCGCTGTTATGGGTGGTACCACTCAACAGGTAGAAAATGCTGCTGAAATTGGTATGGAACATAATCTGGGACTGACCTGCGACCCTATTGGTGGCTTGGTTCAGGTTCCCTGTATTGAACGAAATACGATGGGTGCGGTAAAGGCGATTAACGCTGCCCGCCTGGCCCTGCGTGGCGATGGTCAGCATCACGTTTCACTGGATTCAGTGATCGAAACGATGCGTCAGACCGGTGTTGATATGCAAGACAAGTATAAAGAAACCTCTCAGGGCGGACTGGCGGTCAACGTCGTCGCTTGCTGA
- the gcvT gene encoding glycine cleavage system aminomethyltransferase GcvT, with translation MSELNKTPLYDLHVELGGKMVPFAGFEMPVQYPLGVKKEHLHTRDHAGLFDVSHMGQVKLTGANAAAELEKLVPVDIIDLPAGKQRYALFTNENGGIMDDLMITNYGDHLYVVVNAACKEQDIAHMRANLGEGVELEVLDDRALVALQGPEAAQALSRICPEVNDLVFMDSRHISIDGVDCFVSRSGYTGEDGYEISIPAADTDRLCRLFLEQPEIEFIGLGARDSLRLESGLCLYGHDLNPSTTPIEGSLIWAISKNRRADGERAGGFPGADKIFDQIANKNYTRKRVGLIAQGKAPIREGAELVNADGVKIGEVTSGSFGPTLGVPVAMGYVATEYAVLETEVYALVRGKQMPMVVSKAPFIEQRYYRG, from the coding sequence ATGTCTGAACTGAACAAAACCCCCCTCTACGACCTGCATGTTGAACTTGGTGGCAAGATGGTGCCTTTTGCAGGCTTCGAAATGCCTGTTCAGTACCCTCTGGGCGTAAAAAAAGAACACCTGCATACCCGCGACCATGCCGGCCTGTTTGATGTTTCTCATATGGGGCAAGTAAAACTGACTGGCGCTAATGCAGCGGCTGAGCTTGAAAAACTTGTGCCTGTCGACATTATTGATCTGCCTGCGGGTAAGCAACGTTATGCGTTATTCACTAACGAAAACGGCGGCATCATGGATGATCTTATGATCACAAATTACGGCGATCATCTGTATGTAGTCGTAAACGCGGCCTGTAAAGAGCAGGACATTGCGCATATGCGTGCCAACCTTGGTGAAGGTGTAGAGCTGGAAGTGCTGGATGATCGTGCACTGGTTGCTTTACAGGGGCCAGAAGCTGCACAAGCTCTGTCTCGTATCTGCCCTGAAGTTAATGACCTGGTCTTTATGGACTCCCGTCACATTAGCATTGACGGCGTTGACTGTTTTGTTAGCCGCTCGGGTTACACCGGAGAAGATGGCTATGAAATTTCTATCCCGGCCGCAGATACTGACCGACTCTGTCGCCTGTTCCTGGAACAGCCTGAGATTGAGTTCATCGGACTGGGGGCGCGTGACTCCCTGCGTCTGGAATCTGGCCTGTGCCTATACGGGCACGACCTGAACCCTTCCACAACACCGATTGAAGGCAGCCTGATCTGGGCCATCAGCAAAAATCGCCGGGCAGACGGTGAGCGTGCCGGCGGCTTCCCTGGTGCTGACAAAATCTTTGATCAGATAGCCAATAAAAACTATACCCGTAAGCGAGTCGGTCTTATCGCTCAGGGCAAAGCCCCTATTCGGGAGGGTGCAGAGCTGGTTAATGCCGATGGTGTAAAGATTGGTGAAGTGACCAGCGGCAGCTTTGGTCCAACACTGGGTGTCCCTGTTGCGATGGGATATGTCGCAACTGAGTATGCCGTACTCGAGACCGAAGTATATGCTCTGGTTCGTGGTAAGCAGATGCCGATGGTTGTATCCAAAGCACCCTTTATCGAGCAACGCTACTACCGGGGTTAA
- a CDS encoding helix-turn-helix domain-containing protein gives MSDKPSFLQAEQQFFKVSQDNAEATVEPLELGKRVREIRLSQNLTLEEASKRTGLARSTLSKIENEQISPTFTAVNKLVKGLGIDIPQLFTQPTKKAPGSGGRRDITRSGEGKPHPTPTYEHELLATQLTSKKMIPFKTTVRTHSWDEYEDWVRHDGEEFLFVLSGSIMFYTEFYEPIELNAGDSAYYDCEMGHALVSISEQDAEVLWVTA, from the coding sequence ATGTCAGATAAACCTTCATTCCTACAAGCTGAACAACAGTTCTTCAAAGTGTCTCAGGACAATGCTGAAGCGACAGTAGAGCCGCTTGAGCTGGGCAAACGAGTGCGTGAAATACGCCTCAGCCAAAATTTGACATTGGAAGAAGCCAGTAAGCGAACAGGGTTGGCTCGCTCAACACTGTCCAAGATCGAAAACGAGCAAATTTCCCCCACCTTCACAGCCGTCAACAAACTGGTGAAAGGTCTGGGTATCGATATCCCTCAGTTATTTACCCAACCCACTAAGAAAGCTCCGGGCAGCGGCGGACGTCGCGATATTACCCGAAGCGGTGAAGGCAAACCCCATCCAACACCGACCTACGAACATGAATTACTGGCTACACAGCTAACCAGTAAGAAGATGATTCCGTTCAAAACCACTGTCCGTACGCATTCCTGGGACGAGTATGAAGACTGGGTTCGACATGATGGCGAAGAGTTTCTCTTTGTCCTGAGCGGGAGCATTATGTTCTATACAGAGTTCTACGAACCGATCGAGCTCAACGCCGGAGACAGCGCCTACTACGATTGCGAAATGGGGCATGCTCTGGTCTCCATCAGCGAACAGGATGCTGAAGTTCTTTGGGTAACAGCTTAA
- the gcvP gene encoding aminomethyl-transferring glycine dehydrogenase codes for MATVTRTLSDLEQTTDFTRRHIGPDAEQTQAMLSDLGVNSIEELITQTVPDSIRLDDALAMDDSLTEADALVYLRSLADQNKVNKTYIGMGYSNTLVPNVILRNVMENPAWYTAYTPYQPEIAQGRLEALLNYQQVVMDLTGMDLANASMLDEATAAAEAMTLCKRSNRKKSDIFFVADDVHPQTIDVIKTRAEYFGFEVVVGNPLTDLDNCDAFGVQLQYPGTYGDISDIKSLIEKAKDQKAMVAVAADPLALVLLKSPGELGADVVLGSSQRFGVPMGFGGPHAAFFAASEKLKRSVPGRIIGVSIDTNGKPALRMAMQTREQHIRREKATSNICTSQALLANMASFYCVYHGPQGLKTIAERVHRLTAILANGLKAKGIAVNDTYFDTLTLTLPETAADVYQRALDAGCNLRQTAANKLGITLDETTRPADIAQLLDVVLGEDHGLSVADLDAEIVAGADTGIAAEMRREDAILTHATFNSYHSETDMLRYMKKLENKDYSLVHGMIPLGSCTMKLNATAEMIPVTWPEFSSIHPFAPADQVQGYHKMLSLLEEQLVEITGYDKVSLQPNSGASGEYAGLLAIRKYQESIGEGHRNVCLIPSSAHGTNPASAAMMDMKIIVTACDDKGNVDVADLRAKAEQHKDDLSCLMITYPSTHGVYEEDIVEICDLIHKNGGQVYMDGANMNAQVGISKPGVIGSDVSHLNLHKTFAIPHGGGGPGMGPIGVKSHLAPFLASHKVSPVEGLNPDNGAVAATPYGSASILPITWMYNLMLGKSGLKKSTQMAILNANYMTEKLAEHYPVLYRGRNNKVAHECIVDIRPLKEASGVTEEDIAKRLMDYGFHAPTMSFPVAGTLMIEPTESESKAEIDRFVEAMAQIRQEVEKVQSGQWPADNNPLCRAPHTQADIMSANWDRPYSREEAVFPNTATRENKFWPTSNRIDNVYGDRNFICSCPAIETYMDN; via the coding sequence ATGGCAACTGTTACTCGTACACTGAGTGATCTTGAACAGACCACGGATTTTACCCGTCGTCATATCGGTCCCGATGCAGAGCAGACACAGGCGATGCTGTCTGATCTGGGTGTAAACTCAATTGAAGAGCTGATTACTCAGACTGTTCCTGATTCCATTCGTTTGGATGATGCATTGGCGATGGATGATTCGCTCACCGAAGCGGATGCACTGGTTTACCTTCGTTCTCTGGCCGATCAGAATAAGGTAAACAAGACCTATATTGGTATGGGCTATAGCAATACCCTGGTCCCTAACGTTATTTTACGTAACGTGATGGAGAACCCTGCCTGGTACACCGCATATACGCCGTATCAGCCTGAAATAGCACAGGGGCGTCTCGAAGCGCTGCTGAACTATCAGCAGGTGGTTATGGATCTTACGGGTATGGATCTGGCTAATGCCTCCATGCTGGATGAAGCGACTGCAGCAGCAGAAGCGATGACTCTGTGTAAGCGTTCAAACCGTAAGAAGAGTGATATCTTCTTTGTGGCTGACGATGTTCACCCACAAACGATTGACGTTATTAAGACCCGCGCAGAGTACTTCGGTTTTGAAGTGGTTGTGGGTAACCCGCTGACCGATCTGGATAACTGTGATGCCTTCGGTGTGCAGCTGCAATACCCGGGTACTTACGGTGACATTTCCGATATCAAGTCTTTGATTGAGAAAGCTAAAGATCAGAAAGCGATGGTTGCTGTTGCAGCAGATCCATTGGCGTTGGTGCTATTGAAATCACCGGGTGAACTGGGAGCTGATGTAGTACTTGGTTCATCCCAGCGGTTTGGTGTCCCGATGGGCTTTGGTGGTCCGCACGCAGCCTTCTTTGCGGCCAGTGAAAAGCTTAAGCGCTCTGTGCCAGGTCGCATTATTGGCGTATCAATCGATACCAATGGTAAGCCGGCATTACGGATGGCGATGCAGACCCGCGAGCAGCATATCCGCCGTGAAAAGGCGACGTCGAATATCTGTACCTCGCAGGCGTTACTGGCCAATATGGCGTCTTTCTATTGTGTTTATCATGGTCCACAAGGTTTGAAGACCATTGCGGAACGTGTACACCGTCTGACGGCAATCCTGGCTAATGGTTTGAAAGCTAAAGGGATCGCAGTTAACGATACTTACTTTGATACATTAACACTGACTTTGCCAGAAACAGCAGCTGATGTTTATCAGCGCGCGCTGGATGCGGGTTGCAACCTGCGTCAGACCGCGGCGAATAAGCTGGGCATCACGCTGGATGAAACGACTCGTCCTGCTGATATTGCACAACTGCTTGATGTTGTTCTGGGCGAAGATCACGGTCTATCTGTTGCTGATCTGGATGCTGAAATTGTTGCGGGCGCTGACACTGGTATAGCCGCTGAAATGCGTCGTGAAGATGCCATCCTTACGCATGCAACTTTCAATAGCTACCACAGCGAAACCGACATGCTGCGTTACATGAAGAAACTGGAGAACAAAGATTACTCTCTGGTTCATGGCATGATTCCGTTGGGTTCTTGTACGATGAAACTGAATGCTACGGCGGAGATGATTCCAGTTACCTGGCCTGAGTTCTCCAGTATTCATCCGTTTGCTCCCGCTGATCAGGTTCAGGGCTATCATAAGATGCTTAGCCTGCTGGAAGAGCAGTTGGTTGAAATTACCGGTTACGATAAAGTTTCATTGCAGCCGAACTCCGGTGCTTCGGGTGAATATGCAGGTCTGTTGGCAATCCGTAAATATCAGGAGTCGATTGGTGAAGGCCATCGAAATGTCTGTCTGATTCCCTCGTCTGCACATGGTACTAACCCTGCGTCTGCAGCAATGATGGATATGAAGATCATCGTGACGGCCTGTGACGACAAAGGTAATGTCGATGTTGCTGACCTGCGTGCTAAGGCTGAGCAACATAAAGACGACCTGTCTTGCCTGATGATTACTTACCCATCTACTCATGGTGTTTACGAGGAAGATATTGTTGAAATCTGTGATCTGATCCATAAGAACGGCGGTCAGGTGTATATGGATGGAGCTAATATGAATGCTCAGGTGGGTATTTCTAAGCCAGGTGTGATTGGCTCGGATGTATCCCATCTTAACCTGCATAAAACCTTCGCTATTCCGCATGGTGGCGGTGGCCCTGGTATGGGTCCTATCGGTGTTAAGAGCCATCTGGCACCGTTCCTGGCGAGCCATAAGGTGAGCCCGGTTGAAGGCCTTAATCCAGATAATGGTGCAGTTGCAGCTACGCCTTACGGTTCTGCTTCAATTTTGCCAATTACCTGGATGTACAATCTGATGCTGGGTAAGTCGGGTCTTAAGAAGTCGACCCAGATGGCTATCCTGAACGCTAACTACATGACTGAAAAGCTGGCTGAACACTACCCGGTTCTTTACCGCGGTCGTAACAACAAGGTTGCTCACGAGTGTATCGTTGATATTCGTCCGCTTAAGGAAGCGTCCGGTGTCACTGAGGAAGATATCGCCAAGCGTCTGATGGATTATGGCTTCCATGCGCCAACAATGTCCTTCCCGGTAGCGGGTACTTTGATGATTGAGCCAACAGAGTCTGAGTCTAAAGCTGAGATTGATCGCTTTGTTGAAGCGATGGCTCAGATTCGTCAGGAAGTTGAAAAAGTTCAGAGTGGTCAGTGGCCTGCTGATAACAATCCCTTGTGTCGTGCGCCTCATACACAGGCAGACATTATGTCGGCTAATTGGGATCGTCCATATTCACGTGAAGAGGCAGTGTTCCCGAATACAGCAACGCGCGAGAATAAGTTCTGGCCTACCTCTAACCGTATCGATAACGTCTATGGCGATCGGAACTTTATCTGTTCTTGTCCAGCTATTGAGACCTATATGGATAATTAA
- the gcvH gene encoding glycine cleavage system protein GcvH codes for MSIPSNYRFAPSHEWILDNGDGTVTMGVSDHAQELLGDVVFVELPEVGREVDAGEEFSLVESVKAASDIYAPVGGEIIAINEALEDEPETVNSEPFEGGWIVKIKLADAAELDKLLDAEAYAATIAEEG; via the coding sequence ATGAGCATTCCATCTAACTACCGTTTTGCACCAAGCCACGAATGGATTCTGGATAATGGTGACGGCACTGTCACTATGGGTGTTTCTGATCACGCACAGGAGTTGCTGGGTGATGTGGTATTCGTTGAGCTGCCTGAAGTAGGGCGTGAAGTGGATGCAGGAGAAGAGTTCTCTCTGGTTGAATCTGTAAAAGCGGCTTCCGATATATATGCACCGGTTGGTGGCGAAATTATTGCGATCAATGAAGCACTGGAAGATGAGCCAGAAACAGTTAACAGCGAGCCTTTCGAAGGTGGCTGGATAGTTAAAATCAAGCTGGCAGATGCTGCTGAACTTGATAAGTTGCTGGACGCTGAAGCGTACGCAGCTACGATTGCAGAGGAGGGCTGA